The following coding sequences lie in one Anaerolineales bacterium genomic window:
- a CDS encoding NAD(P)-dependent oxidoreductase encodes MSNQETRVGFIGIGAMGTPMSHNILKAGFPLTVYDRLPGRTEPFAARGVPVATSCAETASLSDVVITMIGQVAEELEVVLGPGGVLEGAHPGLVLIDSSTVGIVASKRMAAASAEKGVAFLDATVSGSTGPAKEGTLAFMVGGERTALDVAEPVLRAMGDRIYHVGPNGAGSAMKVIVNLMIGMTVLTLAETLTLGRQAGLDPSQMLEILGQTAVSSPHLKNKGRMMIERQFEPAFALKYMHKDFDLIMEAAHELRTPLFTSAIAHQVYTAANLAGYGDLDYSAVVRFLEDTARMSPAAG; translated from the coding sequence ATGTCAAACCAAGAGACCCGAGTTGGATTCATCGGCATTGGTGCGATGGGCACGCCGATGTCGCACAACATCTTGAAGGCCGGATTCCCTCTTACGGTCTATGATCGCCTGCCCGGAAGGACAGAGCCGTTCGCCGCTCGGGGTGTGCCGGTCGCTACCAGCTGTGCAGAGACCGCCAGTCTGTCGGACGTGGTCATCACCATGATCGGCCAGGTGGCGGAAGAACTGGAGGTCGTGCTGGGGCCGGGCGGCGTGCTCGAGGGCGCGCACCCTGGCCTGGTGCTGATCGACTCGAGCACGGTGGGGATCGTCGCCTCCAAGAGAATGGCTGCGGCTTCGGCCGAAAAGGGAGTCGCCTTCCTGGACGCCACCGTTTCGGGCTCAACCGGTCCGGCGAAGGAAGGCACGTTGGCCTTCATGGTCGGCGGAGAGCGCACCGCCCTCGATGTGGCCGAGCCGGTCTTGCGCGCCATGGGCGACCGGATCTACCATGTAGGACCCAACGGTGCCGGCAGCGCCATGAAAGTGATCGTCAACTTGATGATCGGCATGACCGTCCTGACGCTGGCGGAGACGCTAACCTTGGGTCGCCAGGCCGGCCTCGACCCGAGCCAGATGCTCGAGATCCTTGGCCAAACCGCCGTCAGTTCGCCGCACCTCAAGAACAAGGGGCGGATGATGATCGAGCGGCAGTTCGAGCCCGCCTTCGCCCTGAAGTACATGCACAAGGACTTCGACCTGATTATGGAAGCCGCGCATGAGCTGAGGACGCCCCTGTTCACCAGCGCCATCGCCCACCAGGTGTATACGGCCGCCAACCTCGCCGGCTATGGCGATCTCGACTACTCGGCGGTGGTGCGTTTTCTCGAGGACACGGCCAGGATGAGTCCGGCCGCCGGATAG